In the Brevundimonas mediterranea genome, GATCGCCGCCAGAGCGCCGCCCCCCAGCCCGCTCGAAAACGCCCTTGTTCTGCTTATCGCCGCCAAACTGCTGAATCTCTAGAATTGTCAGGATCTGAACCATGGCCGCCGACACGCCCGTCAACTCGCAAGTCACCGACGCGGTCACCCAGACCAACGTCAAGGTGCTGGGCGAAGCGCCGGCCCAATCGATGGCGCTGGTCTATCAGAGCATGGCCCATTCGATTTCCCTGGCCATGCAGAACGCCCAGCAGGCGCAAGGGGGACTGCAGCAGATCGGCAACGCCGTCACCTCCAGCGCCGTCACCATGATCATGAACGCGGCGCAGAAATAGCGCCTTCATCTGAAACGAGAGCTTTCGCGCCGTGACCGAACCGACTGTCAACAGCCAGATCAAGGACGCCGTTCAGACTTCGACGAACTGGGCGCTGGGCTTCGCGCCGCTCGAGCAGGGCACGCCCTCGACCTCGACGCGCGTCTCGGCCGGCGGCGCCATCGCCTACGACAAGGCCACCCAGGCGGCGGCTCTGTCGGTGCAGGACGCCGCCGATTACCAGCGCAACATGCTGTCCATCAGCACCACCGTCCAGGGCAAGGCCATGGCCATGATGCTGGCGTCGGGCGGGATGAACGAACCGGCGCTTGTCGCCTACGCCATGGCCCTGGTCAGTTCGTTCGCGGCGCCGATCGCGGCGGGCCTGGCGGCCGAATCCGTCACCACGGCGGTCAAGACCTTTCCCAGAAACTAGTCGAAGAGAGAGAAGGAGCAGCCATGTCCCGTTTGACCCTATCGAAGATGAGCGACGCCGAGGCCGTCGTTCAGGAAGCGCAGACGCTGGAATGGGAGACGCGATGCGAGACCGAGCGGTGGAGCGACGCCGCAGAAGACAGATCCTCGGCCGAAGGGTTTGAGGAAAGCCAGTCCAGATATCGGGAACTGCGTGCTGCGGCGGAGGCGATGGTCGCCATCCTGTACCGGATGCAGGAGCCGTTGTTGACCGATCCCTATGCGCCCTGGGCGGCGAAGCTGATGGTCAAGGCGCGGGGCCTGCTGACCGATATCGAAGACGGCGAGCGGGTCGAGAAGATCTCGTTCGTCTCCGCCGGCTCCGACAAGGAATGAGGCCGGAAAGGAGGGTTTGATGACAGACGATTCTCCCTCGCCTGAGGCCGCCGCCGGCGAGCCGCAGGTTCCGGCTGTAGATCCCATTGTCGTGGCGGCTCGGCGGATGGTCGCCGAGGTCTTCAGGACCTCGGCCGCGCGTCTGCCCGAGTTGCTGGCGGCTCAGTCGCCGCCGGACACGCCGATTCCCCAGTTCACCGAGGCCATGATCGAGCAGCTTCAGGCGCAGCTGACGCGGGCTCTGGGGCTGCCGCCCGATGAAGACGGATCCGCCCGATGACGGATGCGCAAGGGGCGACGGGGCGGCATCTCTATGACTCCATATCGGAGCAGAAGCACACGGTCGTCGACAGTTTCGCCGATCAGCGCGAGCTGTTGAAACGCGCCGTGGCCGAGCAACGCCTGGCGGCCATGCCCGAGGACATGCAGCGCGCGGCGAGGGGGCCTTCCGCCCAGGTCAGTCTCGAGATCGTCGAGGCCCTGCAGAAGATCATCGCGCGCGAGGTGACGCGGCAGTTGGACCTCGCGATCTGCGCAATGATCGAACGGACCGCCGCATCGCCATCGGCCGCCGCACCGGCTGACGGGGCGTCAGGCGGCCAGTAGCCGTCAGTATTTTCCAGCACCGCATCAAACGGCTTCACAAAAAGCAAATACACCCGTCTAAGTAGTGATAACGGGGTTCTTGCAAACTTTGGTTGATGCGACGTCGGCGATCCGGAATCGCGACAAGACCTCGACCGATACGCCCCGTTGGTTCTGCCAGGCCAAGCGTAGGGGGATGAGCTCGCTTTGGGCTTGACGGTCGCTCCCCACGCCGAGGGGGAGTGACGAATATGAATGTCGTCCGGTTGTTTCCGGATTGGGAGACGCAAGGCGAGAAAGAGAGGGCGCCCGCGACGGTTGCGCCGCCTGAGCGGCGTTCTGCTTCCCATCCTTCAGCGCCGCGCACCCCGTCTCCGGTCGAGGTTCTGGCCCGAGCGGCCGGCGGCGATCGGGGCGGGATTCCAAAAGCCGGGTTGACGCCTGCGGGCGTGATCGCGCGCGCTCTGGACCGGCCGCCGTCGATGGACCGTTTCTGGGCGATCTGGATGGTGCATCAGAACAGTCTGCGGCATCGAAGCCTGCGGCTCTCCGGTGGGAATCGGGCCGACGCCGAGGACGCGTTGAGCGCGGCCATGGTGCGGGCGGCCCAGGCCTTTGACCGCCAGCCGGTGCAGAACCCCGGGGCCTGGCTGGTGCGGATCCTGCACAACGCCTGCATGGATCAGCACCGCCAGAACGCCAATCGCATTCCCATCGTGGCAGAGGACGCCGATCTGCCGCCGCCGTCCGCCGCCGCCTGGGTCAAGGCGGCGCCCTCGCCGGAAGAGGCGCTGTCGCAACAGGAAAGCGACGCGGCCTGGGGGCGGGCCATGAACGCTCTTCCGGCCGCCCTGGTCGAGCCCTTGCGGCTCCATCTCGACGACTGGAGCGACGAACGGATCGCCGCCCATCTGAACATCAGTCGGGAACTGGTGCGCAAGCGGCGTCAACTGGCCAAGAACCGGCTGAGACTGCTGCTGGATCTCTAGCCGAAGGTGAAGGCGAAGACCTGGACGCCGGGGTCGAGGAATTCGATCTCGAAGGTGCGTTCGCGAACGGCGCCGGACTGGCGGATCAACTGATACAGGCGCTGCTGGTCGATGCGTCCCACGCCCTGGGCGTCGATGTCGGACCCGGCGTCCGCGCCAGGCGCCTGGCCGTCGATCAGGACGCGGAAACGCGGCAGGGCGCCGTTGGACCCGGGCCCCATGACCAGGTGCAGGTCGCGCGCCTTGAAGCGGAAGGACAGCCGGCCGCCAGCCGCCGCCAGTTCGGCGTGTTCGCGCGTCACGCGCCAGCGCCCGACCAGGCTCCAGTCGTTGAGGTCCAGCGGGCTGGCCACATAGGTTTTGACGGCGTCGCGGGCGAGGCCGCCCGGCGAACGGAAGTTCTCGGCGCGGGCGTAGCCGACATAGGTTTCGGGCGAACCGAGCTGGTCCATGGCGGCGGCGGCCTCGGCGCCCTGGGCCTGGACCTGGACCACGTCGGCGGCGACATCGGCGGCCCCGGCCTCCTTGAGCAGTTGCTGGATGACCCGTTCCGAGCCCTCATAGTCGCCCTCGCCGAAATGGTGGTGGCGGATGCGGCCCTGGGCGTCGATGAAATAATGGGCGGGCCAGTACTGGTTCTTGAAGGCGCGCCAGATGGCGAAGTCGTTGTCCATGGCGACCGGATAGTCGACGCCCAGGCGGCGGACGGCGTCGCGGACGTTGGCCTCCGACTTCTCGAAGGCGAATTCGGGCGTATGGACGCCGATCACGACCAGGCCCTGATCCTTGTACTTTTCGGCCCAGGCGCGGACGTAGGGCAGGGCGCGCAGGCAGTTGATGCAGGAGTAGGTCCAGAAATCGACCACCACCACCTTGCCGCGCAGCTGTTGCGGCGTCAGGGGCGGGGAGTTGATCCAGGTGGTGGCGCCGGTCAGGGGCGGCATGTTCCCCTCGACCGGCAGATTGGCCAGATCCGTCGGCGCCGCGTTCATCGGCGCGCCGCGACCGATGCCGCTCAGCAGCGCCTGTTCCAGACGGCCGGTGCTTCCGGCCGAAATCCGGGTCAGCAGGCCCGTGTCCAGGCCCAGACCGATGGCGACCACGCCGATCAGCACCAAGGCGCCCAGGCCGCGCCGCACCCATTCGCCGAGGCCCAGCGCGCCCTTCATGGCCTTGAACACCCGTCCGCCCACCAGCAGGGCCAAGGCCAGGGAGGTGGCGGCGCCCGCCGCATAGGCCAGCAGCAGAACGGTCGAGCCGACGCCTGCGCCCTGCAAGGCGGCGCCGGTCAGGATCACGCCCAGTATGGGGCCTGCGCAGGGCGCCCACAGCAGGCCGGTGGCCACGCCCAGCAACAGGGAGGCGCGGACGTCGCCCTGGTCTGCGGAGCGGCGCTCGACGCGATCGGTCAGCCAGGAACCGGCCGCCACGAAGGGTCGCATCAGCCGGTCGCCGATGGAGGGCACGAGCAGGCTGAGGCCCAGGACGGCCATGACCGCAAGCGCGATCCAGCGACCGACCTCATTGGCGCGCACGGCCCAGCCGCCGCCCAGGGCCGCCAGGGTCGCAACCCCGGCGAAGGTGACGGCCATGCCGACCAGCAGGGGCAGGCCGTTGCGCACGAACGGCCGACCGGCGCGGGCGAAGACGAAGGGCAGGACCGGCAGGATACAGGGGCTGACGATGGTCAGGGCGCCAGCGAGATAGGAGAGCAGGAACAGGATCATGAAGGCGGGCCTGACGTGACGGGCGTCACTCACATACGAAGCCGGGAGGCGTTCGGTTACCCTTCGGCGTACGATCTCCCACAGATAGACGCCCTGTCCCTGCTCGAACGGGCTAGACTTCGCGCTTCCGATCCCCGATTCGCTGGCCCATGACGATCCACGCTCCGCCGCCGGAAGGCGGCCGTATCATCGACGAGCCGATGGAGACGGCCCTCAGCCGTCGCTATCTGGCCTACGCCCTGTCGACCATCACCAACCGCGCCCTTCCCGATGTTCGGGACGGGTTCAAGCCCGTGCACCGGCGCATCCTGTACGCCATGCACCAGATGCGGCTGAACCCGCAGGCGGCGGCGCGCAAATGCGCCAAGGTCGTCGGCGAGGTCATGGGCGGATACCACCCGCACGGCGACGCCTCGATCTATGAAGCCCTGGTGCGTCTGGCCCAGGATTTCGCCCAGCGCTATCCGCTGGTCGACGGCCAGGGGAACTTCGGCAATATCGACGGCGATAGCGCCGCGGCCATGCGCTACACCGAGTGCAAGCTGACGCCGGCGGCCGTGCTGCTGCTGGACGGGATCGATCAGGACTCGGTCGATTTCCGCGCCACCTACGACGATCAGGACGAGGAGCCGGTGGTTCTGCCGGCCGGTTTCCCCAACCTGCTGGCCAACGGCTCGTCCGGCATCGCCGTGGGCATGGCGACGTCGATTCCGCCGCACAATGTCGGCGAACTGATCGACGCCTGCCAGATGCTGCTGGACCGGCCCGAGGCGACGACGGCTGAACTGGTGCAACTGGTCCCCGGACCCGACTTCCCGACCGGCGGGGTCGCCGTGGAGGGCCACGCTTCGATCCTGGACGCCTATGAGACGGGCCGGGGCGGGGTGCGGCTGCGGGCGCGCTGGGAGACCGAGGACCTGGGGCGCGGCGTGTGGCGGATCATCGTCACCGAGATGCCGTACCAGGTGCAGAAGTCGCGCCTGATCGAGGCGCTGGCGGACCTGATCGAGCACAAGAAGGCGCCCCTGCTGGGCGACGTGCGCGACGAGTCGGCCGAGGACATCCGCCTGATCCTTGAGCCCAAGAACCGCACCATCGAGCCCGA is a window encoding:
- a CDS encoding RNA polymerase sigma factor, which encodes MIARALDRPPSMDRFWAIWMVHQNSLRHRSLRLSGGNRADAEDALSAAMVRAAQAFDRQPVQNPGAWLVRILHNACMDQHRQNANRIPIVAEDADLPPPSAAAWVKAAPSPEEALSQQESDAAWGRAMNALPAALVEPLRLHLDDWSDERIAAHLNISRELVRKRRQLAKNRLRLLLDL
- a CDS encoding cytochrome c biogenesis protein DipZ, translated to MILFLLSYLAGALTIVSPCILPVLPFVFARAGRPFVRNGLPLLVGMAVTFAGVATLAALGGGWAVRANEVGRWIALAVMAVLGLSLLVPSIGDRLMRPFVAAGSWLTDRVERRSADQGDVRASLLLGVATGLLWAPCAGPILGVILTGAALQGAGVGSTVLLLAYAAGAATSLALALLVGGRVFKAMKGALGLGEWVRRGLGALVLIGVVAIGLGLDTGLLTRISAGSTGRLEQALLSGIGRGAPMNAAPTDLANLPVEGNMPPLTGATTWINSPPLTPQQLRGKVVVVDFWTYSCINCLRALPYVRAWAEKYKDQGLVVIGVHTPEFAFEKSEANVRDAVRRLGVDYPVAMDNDFAIWRAFKNQYWPAHYFIDAQGRIRHHHFGEGDYEGSERVIQQLLKEAGAADVAADVVQVQAQGAEAAAAMDQLGSPETYVGYARAENFRSPGGLARDAVKTYVASPLDLNDWSLVGRWRVTREHAELAAAGGRLSFRFKARDLHLVMGPGSNGALPRFRVLIDGQAPGADAGSDIDAQGVGRIDQQRLYQLIRQSGAVRERTFEIEFLDPGVQVFAFTFG
- a CDS encoding RebB family R body protein; translation: MAADTPVNSQVTDAVTQTNVKVLGEAPAQSMALVYQSMAHSISLAMQNAQQAQGGLQQIGNAVTSSAVTMIMNAAQK